One Myripristis murdjan chromosome 17, fMyrMur1.1, whole genome shotgun sequence DNA segment encodes these proteins:
- the mau2 gene encoding MAU2 chromatid cohesion factor homolog produces MAAGSEAPDSWYLALLGFAEHFRTSSPPKIRLCVHCLQAVFQFKPPQRVEARTHLQLGSVLYHHTKNCELARTHLEKAWLISQQIPQFEDVKFEAASLLSEFYCQQNLVDSAKPLLRKAIQISQQTPYWHCRLLFQLAQLHTLEKDLVSACDLLGVGAEYARVVGSEYTRALFLLSKGMLLLMERKLSEVHPLLTLCGTIVENWQGNPIQKESLRVFFLVLQVTHYLDAGQVKSVKPCLKQLQQCIQTISTLHDDEILPTNPADLFHWLPKEHMCVLVYLVTVMHSMQAGYLEKAQKYTDKALMQLEKLKMLDSSPILSTFQVILLEHIIMCRLVTGHKATALQEISQVCQLCQQSPRLFANHAAQLHTLLGLYCISVNCMDNAEAQFTAALQMTTHQELWTFIVTNLASVYIREGNRQQELYGLLERINPDHNFPVSSHCLRAAAFYIRGLLSFFQGRYNEAKRFLRETLKMSNAEDLNRLTACSLVLLGHIFFVLGNHRESNNMVVPAMQLASKIPDMSVQLWSSALLKDLNKACGNTMDAHEAAQMHQNFSQQLLQDHIAACSLPEHNLISWTDGLPPVQFQPQNGPTTSLASLL; encoded by the exons ATGGCAGCGGGCTCAGAGGCCCCGGACTCCTGGTATCTTGCCCTTCTTGGCTTCGCTGAACATTTCCGCACGTCAAGTCCGCCGAAGATCCGCCTGTGCGTCCATTGTCTGCAGGCGGTGTTTCAGTTCAAGCCGCCGCAGCGGGTCGAGGCTCGGACTCACCTGCAGCTGGGCTCCGTGCTCTACCACCACACCAAGAACTGCGAGCTGGCCAGGACCCACCTGGAGAAAGCG TGGTTGATCTCTCAACAA ATCCCTCAGTTCGAAGATGTCAAATTTGAAGCAGCAAGTCTTCTGTCAGAGTTTTATTGTCAACAG AACCTGGTGGACTCCGCGAAGCCGCTCTTGAGGAAGGCGATCCAGATCTCTCAGCAGACTCCATACTGGCACTGCAGACTACTGTTTCAGCTGGCA caACTACACACACTGGAGAAGGATTTGGTGTCTGCTTGTGACCTGCTAGGAGTCGGAGCAGAGTATGCAAGAGTCGTGGGCTCAGAATACACAAG AGCTCTGTTCTTACTAAGTAAAGGCATG ctcctTCTGATGGAGCGGAAGCTGAGCGAGGTGCACCCGCTGTTGACGCTGTGCGGGACCATCGTGGAGAACTGGCAGGGAAACCCCATTCAGAAAGAGTCCCTCAGGGTTTTCTTCCTGGTGCTGCAGGTCACACACTACCTGGATGCCGGACAG GTCAAGAGCGTTAAGCCATGTCtgaagcagcttcagcagtGCATCCAGACCATCTCCACTCTCCACGATGATGAGATACTACCCACCAACCCTGCTGATCTCTTCCACTGGCTGCCCAAGGagcacatgtgtgtgcttgtgtaccTG GTGACTGTGATGCACTCCATGCAGGCGGGCTACTTGGAGAAGGCACAGAAGTACACAGACAAAGCGCTCATGCAGCTGGAGAAGCTGAAGA TGCTGGACAGCAGTCCCATTCTGTCCACGTTTCAAGTCATTCTGCTGGAGCACATCATCATGTGCCGGCTGGTCACGGGACACAAGGCCACTGCCTTACAAGAG aTTTCACAGGTGTGTCAGCTTTGCCAGCAGTCTCCCAGGTTGTTTGCAAATCATGCTGCCCAGCTTCACACTCTATTG GGCCTTTACTGTATCTCAGTGAACTGCATGGATAATGCTGAGGCTCAGTTCACTGCTGCTCTACAG aTGACAACACACCAGGAGCTGTGGACGTTCATTGTGACCAACCTGGCCAGTGTGTACATTCGGGAAGGCAACAGGCAGCAAGAG CTGTATGGCCTTTTAGAGAGGATTAACCCTGATCACAACTTTCCTGTCAG CTCTCACTGTCTGCGAGCAGCAGCTTTTTACATCCGAGGGCTCCTGTCTTTCTTCCAGGGACGTTACAATGAGGCCAA AAGATTTCTTAGGGAGACCTTGAAGATGTCTAATGCTGAGGATCTAAATAGACTGACCGCCTGCTCACTAGTGCTTTTGGGCCATATCTTCTTTGTCCTGGGCAACCACAGG GAAAGCAACAACATGGTGGTTCCTGCCATGCAACTGGCCAGCAAGATCCCTGACATGTCTGTCCAGCTCTGGTCCTCTGCACTtctcaaag ATCTGAACAAAGCATGTGGGAACACCATGGACGCCCATGAGGCAGCCCAGATGCACCAGAACTTCTcccagcagctcctgcaggatCACATCGCAGCCTGCAGCCTCCCTGAACACAATCTCATCAGT TGGACAGACGGCCTTCCTCCTGTGCAGTTCCAGCCTCAGAACGGACCCACAACCAGCCTGGCCAGTCTGCTCTGA